The following are from one region of the Ochotona princeps isolate mOchPri1 chromosome 15, mOchPri1.hap1, whole genome shotgun sequence genome:
- the PLXNB2 gene encoding plexin-B2 isoform X1 — MLPPTSPPRAQAFHSFRAPCGWRSPMGGAGSTGVEGTELPGSPGATGVWPGDDLLQQVPWQEKRALRVSLGWEGPSCSVHCPVIGCRGVMALQLWALTLLGLACLGSSVRQPSFRSETELNHLAVDKASGVVYVGAVNALYQLSANLELQQKAVTGPELDNKKCTPPIEASQCHEAVPTDNVNQLLLLDPPGQRLVECGSLFKGICALRALSNVSTRLFYEDSGGEKSFVASNDETVATVGLVTTAGPDGERVLFVGKGNGPHDNGIIVSTRLLDRAEGREAFEAYTDHATFKAGYLSTSTQQFVAAFEDGSYVFFVFNQQDKHPARNHTLLARMCKQDLFYYSYLELDLQCHDPSEPQAPALGTCLAASVATTDAGSVLYAVFSRDGRGGAGGPGAGLCLFPLDEVHAKMKAAREACYKGTDVGRDNFYKPFHGEIQCGSHGPEASKNFPCGSEHLPYPLGSRDGLTATAVLLRGGLNLTAVVVTAENGHTVAFLGTSDGRVLKVYLAPDGASTEYGSIVVEINRRIKQDLVLSGDLTSLYAMTQDKVFRLPVQECLSYSTCAQCRDSQDPYCGWCVVEGRCTRRTECPRAEETGHWLWSWDKTCVTVTDAQPQNMSRRAQGEVQLTVSPLPALSADDELLCLFGEPPPHPARVEGDTVICNSPSSIPSTQPGEDHVAMTIQLLFRRSNVSLTFHTYPFYDCREAMSLVEKLPCISCASNRWTCQWDLRYHECREASPNPEDGIVRAHMEDNCPQFLDPSPLVVPMNYETDVTFQGKNLDTVKGSSLYVGSDLLKFEEPVTMQERGTFSFRTPKLSHDANETLPLHLYVKSYGKNIDSRLRVTLYNCSFGRSDCSLCLAADPTYRCVWCGGQGRCVYEALCSNATSECPPPAITRIQPQTGPLGGGIRVTIFGSNLGIRADDIKKVTVAGQDCIFEPKQYSVSTRIVCVIGAAEAPCTGGVEVDVSGKLGHSPPDVQFTYQQPQPLSVEPKQGPQAGGTTLTISGTHLDTGSEEDVRVTLSNVPCKVTKFGAQLQCVTGPQTTLGEVLLQISYGGSLVPNVGATFTYRENPVLHSFEPLRSFVSGGRSINITGQGFSLIQNFAMVVIAEPLQSWGQRREAGPLQPVTVMGTEYVFHNDTKVVFLSPAVPEEPEAYNLTVLIQMDGHRALLRTNTGAFEYVADPTFENFTGGVKKQVNKLIHARGTNLNKAMTLQEAEAFVGAERCIMKTLTETDLYCEPPEVQPPPKRRQKRDTAHNLPEFIVKFGSREWVLGRVEYDTRVSDVPLSLILPLVMVPMVAVIAVSVYCYWRKSQQAEREYEKIRSQLEGLEESVRDRCKKEFTDLMIEMEDQTNDVHEAGIPVLDYKTYTDRVFFLPSKDGDKDVMITGKLDIPESRRPAVEQALYQFSNLLNSKSFLINFIHTLENQREFSARAKVYFASLLTVALHGKLEYYTDIMRTLFLELMEQYVVAKNPKLMLRRSETVVERMLSNWMSICLYQYLRDSAGEPLYKLFKAIKHQVEKGPVDAVLKKAKYTLNDTGLLGDDVEYVPLTVSVIVQDEGVDAIPVKVLNCDTISQVKEKIIDQVYRTQPCSCWPRPDSVVLEWRPGSTAQILSDLDLTSQRDGRWKRINTLMHYNVRDGATLILSKVGVSQQPEDSQQDLPGERHALLEEENRVWHLVRPADEVEEGKSKRGSVKEKERTKAITEIYLTRLLSVKGTLQQFVDDFFQSVLAPRNAVPPAVKYFFDFLDEQAEKHDIRDEDTIHIWKTNSLPLRFWVNILKNPHFIFDVHVHEVVDASLSVIAQTFMDACTRTEHKLSRDSPSNKLLYAKEISTYKKMVEDYYKGIRQMVQVSDQDMNTHLAEISRAHTDSLNTLVALHQLYQYTQKYYDEIINALEEDPAAQKMQLAFRLQQIAAALENKVTDL, encoded by the exons ATgctcccccccacctcccctcccagGGCCCAGGCTTTCCATTCATTCCGGGCTCCCTGTGGCTGGCGCAGCCCAATGGGCGGGGCTGGGAGTACAGGCGTGGAAGGGACTGAGCTGCCTGGCAGCCCTGGTGCTACTGGGGTGTGGCCAGGAGATGACCTGCTGCAGCAGGTACCCTGGCAAGAGAAAAGGGCCCTGCGTGTCAGTCTAGGCTGGGAAgggccctcctgctctgtgcactgcCCAGTTATAG GTTGTCGGGGGGTGATGGCTCTGCAGCTCTGGGCACTGACTCTGCTGGGACTGGCGTGCCTAGGCTCCAGCGTGCGGCAGCCCAGCTTCCGTAGCGAGACAGAACTAAACCACCTGGCGGTGGATAAGGCGTCTGGCGTGGTATACGTGGGAGCAGTGAACGCATTGTACCAGCTGAGTGCTAACCTGGAGCTACAGCAGAAGGCAgtcacaggcccagagctggacAACAAGAAGTGCACGCCGCCCATCGAGGCCAgccagtgccatgaggctgtgcCAACTGACAACGTgaatcagctgctgctgctggacccccCTGGCCAGCGCCTGGTGGAGTGTGGTAGCCTCTTCAAAGGGATCTGTGCCCTACGTGCCCTCAGCAACGTCTCTACACGCCTCTTCTATGAGGACAGCGGCGGCGAGAAGTCCTTCGTGGCCAGCAATGATGAGACCGTAGCCACTGTGGGGCTGGTGACCACAGCAGGCCCCGATGGGGAGCGCGTGCTGTTTGTGGGCAAGGGCAACGGCCCACACGACAACGGCATCATTGTGAGCACCCGCCTGCTGGATCGGGCCGAGGGCCGGGAGGCCTTTGAGGCCTATACAGACCATGCCACCTTCAAGGCCGGGTACCTGTCCACCAGCACACAGCAGTTTGTGGCGGCTTTCGAGGACGGATCCTACGTCTTCTTTGTCTTCAACCAGCAGGACAAGCACCCAGCCCGCAACCACACGCTGCTGGCACGCATGTGCAAGCAGGACCTCTTTTATTACTCATACCTGGAGCTGGACCTGCAGTGCCATGACCCCAGCGAGCCCCAGGCACCTGCCCTCGGCACATGTCTGGCAGCTTCTGTGGCCACTACGGATGCTGGCAGTGTGCTCTATGCCGTCTTCAGCAGGGACGGCCGAGGTGGTGCTGGAGGACCTGGGGCCGGCCTCTGCCTGTTCCCGCTGGATGAGGTCCATGCGAAGATGAAGGCCGCCCGCGAGGCTTGCTATAAAGGCACAGATGTGGGCCGCGACAACTTCTACAAGCCCTTCCATGGCGAGATACAGTGTGGCAGCCACGGGCCG GAAGCCAGCAAGAACTTCCCATGTGGCTCGGAGCATCTGCCTTACCCGCTGGGCAGCCGGGACGGACTCACggccacagctgtgctgctgcgggGTGGCCTGAACCTGACAGCTGTGGTGGTAACTGCTGAGAATGGCCACACGGTTGCGTTCCTGGGTACCTCCGATGGCCGCGTCCTCAAG GTGTACCTTGCCCCGGATGGCGCCTCCACAGAGTACGGCTCCATTGTTGTTGAGATCAACAGGAGAATCAAACAGGACCTTGTGCTGTCAGGGGACCTGACCAGCTTGTACGCCATGACGCAGGACAAG GTGTTCCGGCTGCCGGTGCAGGAGTGTCTGAGCTACTCCACCTGCGCGCAGTGCCGTGACTCCCAGGATCCCTACTGTGGCTGGTGTGTCGTCGAGGGCCG ATGCACCAGGAGGACCGAGTGTCCCCGGGCCGAGGAGACTGGCCACTGGCTGTGGAGCTGGGACAAGACCTGCGTGACTGTCACTGATGCGCAGCCACAGAACATGAGCCGGCGGGCCCAGGGAGAG GTGCAGTTGACCGtcagccccctccctgccttgAGCGCCGACGACGAGCTGCTGTGCCTCTTTGGGGAGCCCCCGCCACACCCCGCCCGCGTGGAGGGTGACACCGTCATCTGTAACTCCCCCAGCAGTATCCCCAGCACACAGCCCGGCGAGG accacgtGGCCATgaccatccagctcctgtttagACGCAGCAATGTCTCCCTCACCTTCCACACATACCCATTCTATGATTGCCGGGAGGCCATGAGCCTCGTGGAAAAGCTCCC CTGCATCTCCTGTGCCAGCAACCGCTGGACCTGCCAGTGGGACTTGCGCTACCATGAGTGCCGTGAGGCCTCACCCAACCCTGAGGACGGCATTGTGCGAGCCCACATG GAGGACAACTGCCCGCAGTTCCTGGACCCCAGTCCTCTGGTGGTCCCCATGAACTATGAGACCGATGTGACCTTCCAGGGCAAGAACCTGGACACGGTGAAG GGCTCCTCCTTGTACGTGGGCAGCGACCTGCTGAAGTTTGAGGAGCCAGTGACCATGCAGGAGAGAGGGACCTTCTCCTTCCGAACTCCAAAG CTGTCCCACGACGCCAATGAGACGCTGCCCCTGCACCTGTACGTCAAGTCATACGGCAAGAACATCGACAGCCGGCTGCGAG TGACCCTCTACAACTGCTCCTTTGGCCGCAGCGACTGCAGCCTGTGCCTGGCCGCCGACCCCACCTACCGGTGTGTGTGGTGCGGTGGACAGGGCAGGTGTGTGTACGAGGCCCTGTGCAGCAACGCCACATCCGAGTGCCCGCCGCCTGCCATCACCAGG ATCCAGCCCCAGACTGGCCCTCTGGGTGGGGGCATCCGCGTCACCATCTTTGGCTCCAACTTGGGCATCAGAGCAGACGACATCAAGAAGGTCACTGTGGCTGGCCAGGACTGCATCTTTGAGCCCAAACAGTACTCCGTGTCCACCCG GATCGTGTGTGTGATTGGCGCAGCAGAGGCACCGTGCACAGGGGGTGTCGAAGTGGACGTCAGTGGGAAGCTCGGCCACTCACCACCCGATGTCCAGTTCACCTACCAG cagccccagcccctcaGCGTGGAGCCCAAGCAGGGACCACAGGCGGGTGGTACCACGCTGACCATCAGCGGCACGCACCTGGACACAGGCTCTGAGGAGGACGTGCGGGTGACTCTCAGCAACGTCCCTTGTAAAGT GACCAAGTTCGGGGCCCAGCTGCAGTGTGTCACCGGCCCCCAGACGACGCTGGGCGAGGTGCTCCTTCAGATCTCCTATGGGGGCTCCCTGGTGCCCAATGTGGGTGCCACCTTCACCTATCGTGAGAACCCTGTGCTGCACTCCTTCGAGCCCCTGCGCAGCTTCGTCAG CGGCGGCCGAAGCATCAACATCACCGGGcagggcttcagcctgatccagaacTTTGCCATGGTGGTCATTGCCGAGCCCCTGCAGTCCTGGGGACAGCGGCGGGAGGCCGGGCCTCTGCAGCCCGTGACG GTCATGGGCACCGAGTACGTGTTCCACAATGACACCAAGGTGGTCTTCCTGTCACCGGCCGTGCCCGAAGAGCCCGAGGCCTACAACCTCACGGTGCTGATCCAAATGGACGGGCACCGCGCCCTGCTCAGGACCAACACCGGCGCCTTTGAGTACGTGGCCGACCCCACCTTTGAGAACTTTACAGGTGGTGTGAAGAAACAGGTCAACAAGCTCATCCACGCCCGG GGCACCAACCTGAATAAGGCGATGACGCTGCAGGAGGCCGAGGCCTTTGTGGGTGCCGAGCGCTGCATCATGAAGACGCTGACCGAGACAGATCTATACTGCGAGCCCCCAGAGGTGCAGCCCCCACCCAAACGGCGGCAGAAGCGGGACACAGCACACAACCTGCCAGAGTTCATT GTCAAGTTTGGCTCCCGTGAGTGGGTGCTAGGTCGCGTGGAGTATGACACACGCGTCAGTGACGTGCCGCTCAGCCTCATCCTGCCACTGGTCATGGTGCCCATGGTTGCTGTCATCGCTGTGTCTGTCTACTGCTACTG GAGGAAGAGCCAGCAAGCGGAGCGCGAGTATGAGAAGATTCGCTCGcagctggaggggctggaggagagTGTGCGAGACCGCTGCAAGAAGGAGTTCACTG ACCTGATGATCGAGATGGAAGACCAGACCAACGACGTCCATGAGGCGGGCATCCCCGTGTTGGACTACAAGACCTACACCGACCGCGTCTTCTTCCTGCCTTCCAAGGATGGCGACAAGGACGTGATGATCACGGGCAAGCTGGACATCCCCGAGTCGCGGCGGCCTGCGGTGGAGCAAGCCCTCTACCAGTTCTCCAACCTGCTTAATAGCAAGTCCTTCCTCATCAAT TTCATCCACACCCTGGAGAATCAGCGGGAGTTCTCCGCGCGGGCCAAGGTGTACTTTGCATCGCTGCTGACGGTGGCTCTGCATGGGAAGCTGGAGTACTACACAGACATCATGCGCACACTCTTCCTGGAGCTCATGGAGCAGTACGTGGTGGCCAAGAACCCCAAACTCATGCTTCGCAG GTCTGAGACGGTGGTGGAGAGGATGCTGTCCAACTGGATGTCCATTTGCTTGTACCAGTACCTCCGG GACAGTGCGGGCGAGCCCCTGTACAAGCTCTTCAAGGCCATTAAGCACCAGGTGGAGAAGGGACCGGTGGACGCTGTGCTGAAGAAAGCCAAATATACGCTCAATGACACGGGGCTCCTAGGGGACGATGTGGAGTATGTGCCCCTG ACTGTGAGCGTGATTGTCCAGGACGAAGGTGTGGACGCCATCCCAGTCAAGGTCCTCAACTGTGACACCATCTCCCAGGTGAAGGAAAAGATCATTGACCAGGTGTACCGCACGCAGCCCTGCTCCTGCTGGCCCAGGCCAGACAGCGTGGTCCTCG AGTGGCGGCCTGGGTCCACAGCCCAGATCCTGTCTGACCTGGACCTCACGTCGCAGCGGGACGGCCGGTGGAAGCGCATCAACACACTGATGCACTACAAC GTCCGTGATGGGGCCACCCTCATCCTCTCCAAGGTGGGCGTTTCCCAGCAGCCTGAGGACAGCCAGCAGGACCTCCCCGGGGAGC GCCACGCGCTGCTGGAGGAGGAGAACCGTGTGTGGCACCTGGTGCGGCCGGCAGACGAGGTGGAGGAAGGCAAGAGCAAGCGGGGCAGCGTCAAGGAGAAGGAGCGTACCAAGGCCATCACCGAGATCTACCTGACTCGTCTGCTCTCCGTCAAG GGCACACTGCAGCAGTTCGTGGACGACTTCTTCCAGAGCGTGCTGGCGCCCCGGAATGCCGTGCCCCCTGCCGTCAAATACTTCTTTGACTTCCTGGACGAGCAGGCAGAGAAGCACGACATCCGGGACGAGGACACCATTCACATCTGGAAGACCAACAG CCTGCCACTGAGGTTCTGGGTGAACATCCTTAAGAACCCACACTTCATCTTCGACGTGCACGTCCACGAGGTGGTGGACGCATCCTTGTCAGTCATTGCACAGACCTTCATGGATGCCTGTACGCGCACGGAGCACAAGCTGAGCCGG GACTCGCCCAGCAACAAGCTGCTGTATGCCAAGGAGATCTCCACCTACAAGAAGATGGTAGAAGA TTACTACAAGGGGATCCGGCAGATGGTGCAGGTCAGCGACCAGGACATGAACACACACCTGGCAGAGATCTCCCGG GCCCACACAGACTCACTTAACACCCTTGTGGCGCTGCACCAGCTCTACCAGTACACACAGAAGTACTATGATGAG ATCATCAATGCCCTGGAGGAAGACCCGGCTGCCCAGAAGATGCAGCTGGCCTTCCGCCTGCAGCAGATCGCAGCCGCACTAGAGAACAAGGTCACCGACCTCTGA